The stretch of DNA CAGCTATGAAAACAGTTACGATGTCCAGGAAGGTTTCGCCGATAGTATTGGCGATTCTATTCAACACCATTGATTCTCTGATTAAGTTGCCCAGCATTAAGCACGAGATAAGTGGTGCGATAGGCGGTAGCAATGAATTAACCAGTAGTATCATCAAGATCGGGAAAATTATTTTTTCTTTCTGGGAAACCGGCCGCATCTGCTCCATCAAACATTCCCGTTCTTTTGGCGGTATGAGCAATTTCATGAGCGGTGGCTGGATTAACGGCAACAGCGCCATATATGAATAGGCGGACACAGCTACTTGCCCTAGAAGGTGGGGGGCAAGTTTGGTGGACACGTAAATGGCCATTGGCCCGTCAGCCCCGCCGATTATCCCGATTGCCCCGGCCTCAGCAATGCTGAAACCAATTATCTTTGCTCCCAACAGAGCGATAAAGATACCGATATGTGCCGCCGCGCCAAGAATGATTGTACTGGGATTAGCAATCAGCGGGCCAAAATCCGTTATAGCTCCAACACCCAGGAAAATAAGCGGCGGGTATATTACCTTTTGCACTCCCATGTAGTTAAAGCCCAACAAGCCGTCTTTATCCATCAGCCCGGTACCGGGTATGTTCACCAGAATACATCCAATGCCAAGAGGAATTAAAAGAAATGGTTCGTACTTCTTTTTAATCCCGAAGTAAATAAATAATATACCGAAACATATCATGACTATATTTCCTATTGAAAAGTTAACAAGTCCAGTGCCTGCCTGCGTATTCCGGTTTATCCGGACAGCGAATCCGGGAACATCCGGACACCGTTCCGGAAACATCCGGACAGTGATTCCGGAGGCATCCGGACACCGCTTGTCGGTTGTTTGATTTTACAGTAATGCA from Pelotomaculum isophthalicicum JI encodes:
- a CDS encoding sodium ion-translocating decarboxylase subunit beta, translated to MICFGILFIYFGIKKKYEPFLLIPLGIGCILVNIPGTGLMDKDGLLGFNYMGVQKVIYPPLIFLGVGAITDFGPLIANPSTIILGAAAHIGIFIALLGAKIIGFSIAEAGAIGIIGGADGPMAIYVSTKLAPHLLGQVAVSAYSYMALLPLIQPPLMKLLIPPKERECLMEQMRPVSQKEKIIFPILMILLVNSLLPPIAPLISCLMLGNLIRESMVLNRIANTIGETFLDIVTVFIAVAIGSTMSAENFVNVKTLEIVTLGLIAFCTGTCGGILWGRLMYKMSKGKINPLIGSAGIAAVPMAARVSHKVGVECNPFNFLIMHAMGPNVAGVLGTAVAGGIMLTLLGVK